The following proteins come from a genomic window of Nitrosopumilaceae archaeon AB1(1):
- the uvrA gene encoding excinuclease ABC subunit UvrA yields MGAKFEFEDDLIIPNPTKSILDGAIAPIYRAYGWENREVLKRIMRSYKIKSNVPIENLTERQYSLLLYGKSDVQGYDTGILQLLNLSYQRASTNMKEWYSQFMSFTPCRKCKGKKLRPESLAVQINKKGIIDVCDLQIDDCVQFFDNIVLNDVEKFIAKDVLKEITSRLGFLKNVGLGYLSLNRLSSTLSGGEAQRIRLATQIGSNLTGVLYVLDEPTIGLHQRDNARLISTLIKLRDLDNTIIIVEHDEVVIKNSDWIVDIGPGAGIHGGKIVFQGKVKDISKSNSITGKYLNKKLSITLKSKKRTQNGFLEVKNARQNNLKCIDVKFPLGLFISVTGVSGSGKSTLVNDILLNSLESKFYSVKKRIGLHTRIIGTGNIDKVISINQSPIGRTPRSNPATYVGVFTPIRTLFSETESSKKRGYKPGRFSFNVPDGRCSACEGDGVKKIEMQFLSDVFVKCSVCNGKRFDSETLSVKYKSKDISDILDMSVEEALKFFENIPSIKNKLQTIYDVGLGYIKLGQSSITLSGGEAQRVKLATELSKTHTGKTLYILDEPTTGLHFSDVQLLLNVLNRLCNLGNTIIVIEHNMDVIRNSDWIIDLGPEGGDKGGHIVTQGPPSDIIKSKSSYTAAYLKEYL; encoded by the coding sequence ATAGGGGCAAAATTTGAGTTTGAAGATGATCTAATCATTCCAAATCCTACAAAATCTATTCTTGATGGTGCGATTGCTCCAATATATCGAGCGTATGGATGGGAGAATCGTGAAGTTCTTAAAAGGATAATGAGATCTTATAAAATTAAATCAAACGTTCCTATAGAAAATCTAACTGAACGACAATACTCACTATTGTTGTATGGTAAATCCGACGTACAAGGATATGATACTGGAATTCTTCAACTCTTAAATTTATCATATCAAAGAGCGTCCACAAATATGAAAGAATGGTATAGTCAATTCATGTCTTTTACCCCCTGCAGAAAATGTAAGGGGAAAAAATTACGTCCCGAATCACTAGCTGTACAAATTAATAAAAAGGGAATTATAGATGTATGTGATTTACAGATAGATGACTGTGTACAGTTTTTTGATAATATAGTTTTAAATGATGTTGAAAAATTCATTGCAAAAGATGTCCTCAAAGAGATAACCTCAAGATTAGGATTTTTAAAAAATGTTGGATTGGGATATTTGTCTTTGAATAGACTTAGCTCAACTCTGTCTGGAGGTGAGGCTCAAAGGATACGTCTTGCAACACAGATTGGCTCGAATCTTACAGGTGTGCTATACGTGCTAGATGAACCTACGATTGGATTGCATCAAAGAGATAATGCACGATTAATCAGTACATTGATAAAATTACGTGATCTCGATAATACCATAATTATTGTAGAGCACGATGAGGTAGTGATTAAAAACTCAGACTGGATTGTAGATATTGGACCTGGTGCTGGAATTCATGGTGGTAAGATTGTTTTTCAAGGTAAAGTCAAAGATATATCAAAATCAAATTCTATCACCGGCAAATATTTGAATAAAAAATTATCCATTACTTTAAAGAGTAAGAAACGTACACAAAATGGATTTTTAGAGGTTAAAAATGCTCGTCAAAACAACCTGAAATGTATAGATGTCAAATTCCCACTAGGCTTATTCATTTCAGTGACAGGGGTGTCTGGCTCTGGTAAATCCACACTTGTTAATGATATATTGTTAAATTCCCTGGAGAGTAAATTTTACTCTGTGAAGAAACGAATTGGTCTTCACACTCGAATAATCGGTACAGGAAATATAGACAAAGTAATATCCATTAATCAATCTCCCATAGGTAGAACCCCTAGATCAAATCCTGCCACATATGTGGGTGTGTTTACTCCAATTCGCACTCTCTTCTCTGAAACTGAATCTTCAAAAAAACGTGGCTATAAACCAGGTAGATTCTCATTTAATGTCCCTGATGGCCGTTGTAGCGCATGTGAGGGCGATGGCGTTAAAAAGATAGAGATGCAATTTCTCTCTGATGTCTTTGTAAAATGCAGTGTATGTAATGGAAAACGATTCGACTCTGAAACACTATCTGTCAAATATAAAAGTAAAGACATCTCAGACATTTTAGACATGTCAGTAGAGGAGGCATTGAAGTTTTTTGAAAATATACCTTCAATTAAAAATAAATTACAAACAATTTATGATGTTGGTCTTGGATACATCAAACTTGGACAGTCCTCTATCACTCTATCTGGTGGTGAGGCACAACGCGTAAAACTGGCAACTGAATTATCCAAAACTCATACTGGAAAGACACTATACATCCTCGATGAGCCTACGACAGGCTTGCATTTCTCTGATGTACAATTATTACTAAACGTGTTGAATAGACTGTGTAATCTTGGCAATACGATAATTGTCATTGAACACAATATGGATGTGATTAGAAACTCGGATTGGATAATTGATTTGGGTCCTGAAGGTGGTGATAAAGGAGGCCATATAGTCACTCAAGGTCCACCCTCGGATATCATAAAAAGTAAATCAAGTTATACTGCAGCATATTTAAAAGAATACTTATGA
- the uvrC gene encoding excinuclease ABC subunit UvrC, protein MKYKFDILKKTIPTQPGIYLMKNTAKKIIYIGKAKNLKKRVCSYFTKNQNYKTEKLLENIADIEYVLTDTESEAFLLESNMIKRYRPKYNINLKDQQRYTYLRLTSEKYPRLLVTRRTRDGKFLGNGKVFGPFTHGSSKLLSIGTLRKSFQIRICKTLPKKACLEYHLGNCEAPCEFKNAQKNYSHHIDGLSRVLTNPQHLVTFKSVLRSKMEVASKHQQYEYAKNIRDTIYRLDNLTAEQKMETISGSDEEYFGIDIVDDIATIMTFRQIRGVIQDSDRFSFEILGDNMFSNFLYQYYTTRKIPNTIIINVPIINKKLLEVLLSSKSDRAVKINLPSGKQKKLMSLLLKNIQVFQTAGTEPGLVELKQLLHITKIPKIIECFDISNHGSDFAVGSMSRFSQGIPDKSGYRKFKIKTIRGRDDFAMIGEIVKRRYTRLKNQSLPLPDLILVDGGKGQLNAAYAELKKLNLSIPCISIAKENEEIYTVGKSEPLIISRDKKSLQILQFARDESHRFGVSYNRHVQKMNII, encoded by the coding sequence ATGAAGTATAAATTTGACATATTAAAAAAAACAATACCAACTCAACCTGGTATTTATTTGATGAAAAACACTGCCAAGAAAATCATATATATCGGTAAGGCTAAAAATTTAAAAAAACGTGTTTGTTCATATTTTACAAAAAATCAAAATTACAAGACTGAAAAGCTGTTGGAAAATATTGCAGATATTGAATACGTGTTGACAGACACTGAGAGTGAGGCATTTTTACTAGAATCAAATATGATAAAACGGTATCGACCAAAATACAACATAAATCTNAAAGATCAGCAACGATATACATACTTGAGATTAACTAGTGAAAAATACCCTCGTCTATTGGTTACTCGACGTACTAGGGATGGGAAATTTCTAGGTAATGGGAAGGTATTCGGTCCATTTACCCATGGCAGCTCTAAACTATTATCCATCGGTACACTACGAAAATCATTTCAAATTCGAATTTGTAAAACATTGCCAAAAAAAGCATGTTTAGAGTATCATTTGGGAAATTGTGAAGCCCCCTGTGAATTTAAAAATGCACAAAAAAACTATTCTCACCACATAGATGGTCTGAGCAGAGTTCTCACAAATCCACAACATCTAGTCACATTCAAAAGTGTGCTGCGCTCTAAAATGGAGGTTGCCTCCAAACATCAACAATACGAGTATGCAAAAAATATTCGTGATACAATATATCGATTAGATAACTTGACAGCAGAGCAAAAAATGGAGACAATATCTGGTTCTGATGAAGAGTATTTTGGGATTGACATTGTTGATGATATTGCCACCATTATGACTTTTCGTCAAATTAGAGGTGTAATACAAGACAGTGATAGATTTTCATTTGAAATACTCGGTGATAATATGTTTTCGAATTTTCTTTATCAATATTATACCACTCGTAAAATTCCAAATACGATAATTATCAATGTTCCAATAATTAATAAAAAACTTTTAGAGGTGTTGTTGTCTAGTAAATCTGATCGTGCTGTTAAAATCAATCTTCCTAGTGGTAAACAGAAAAAATTAATGAGTTTACTTTTGAAAAATATTCAAGTTTTTCAAACTGCAGGTACAGAACCGGGTCTTGTAGAGCTAAAACAACTATTACATATCACTAAAATTCCTAAGATAATAGAGTGCTTTGATATATCAAATCATGGCTCTGATTTTGCTGTCGGTTCTATGTCTAGATTCTCCCAGGGTATTCCTGATAAATCAGGATATAGAAAGTTTAAGATAAAAACCATACGCGGCAGAGATGATTTTGCAATGATTGGAGAGATTGTAAAACGACGATATACTAGACTAAAAAACCAGTCTTTGCCTTTACCTGATCTTATACTTGTTGATGGTGGCAAAGGCCAATTAAACGCAGCCTATGCTGAATTGAAAAAACTGAATCTATCTATTCCTTGCATATCGATTGCAAAGGAGAATGAGGAGATTTACACGGTTGGCAAATCTGAGCCATTAATAATATCTAGGGATAAAAAATCTCTTCAAATTTTACAATTTGCAAGAGATGAATCTCATAGATTTGGTGTATCTTATAATCGACATGTGCAAAAAATGAATATAATCTAA
- a CDS encoding plastocyanin/azurin family copper-binding protein, translating into MTSVDKAAMLWTIAIVFVGVGVAVVWSGLADDSSADYNKNTDRMMMEEEKMMEEEKMMEKMMMEEKIKKDTAPKRVLISIPNGAGSPDCVQNDICYSPSNAKINVGDTVTWTNDDIAVHTVTTGNLQENPNLVGEAYPNGWDSSIFASGTTFSQLFTNTGTFDYYCQVHPWMVGSITVS; encoded by the coding sequence ATGACTTCAGTAGATAAAGCTGCCATGTTGTGGACAATCGCTATTGTATTTGTCGGTGTAGGTGTAGCAGTTGTATGGTCTGGCTTGGCAGATGACAGTTCAGCAGATTATAATAAAAACACGGATAGAATGATGATGGAAGAGGAGAAAATGATGGAAGAGGAGAAAATGATGGAGAAAATGATGATGGAAGAAAAGATAAAAAAAGATACTGCTCCAAAAAGAGTTCTTATTTCAATACCTAATGGAGCTGGATCACCGGATTGTGTACAAAACGATATATGTTACTCACCATCTAACGCAAAAATCAATGTGGGAGATACTGTAACTTGGACTAACGATGATATCGCAGTACACACAGTAACTACAGGTAATCTTCAAGAAAATCCAAATCTAGTAGGTGAGGCATATCCAAATGGTTGGGATAGTTCAATCTTTGCTAGCGGTACTACATTTTCACAATTATTTACAAACACTGGAACTTTTGACTATTATTGCCAAGTCCATCCATGGATGGTTGGAAGTATCACTGTAAGTTAA